In the genome of Natronorubrum daqingense, the window CGGACGACGGCCCGACGCGAACCACACGCGAGCACCTGGGCGTCCTGCTCGCGACGGACCTCCCGACCATCGTCGCGATCACGAAAACGGACGCCGTCGACGACGAACGCGTCGAGGAGGTCGAACGCGAGGTCGAGCGACTGCTCCGCGACGTCGACAAATCGCCGCTGCGCGTCTCTCGCCACGGCGTCGACGCGGCCGTCGACGAGATCAGCGAACGCGTCGTCCCCATCGTCGAGACGAGCGCCATCACGATGGACGGCCTCGAGACGCTCGACGAACTGTTCGATCGCCTGCCGAAGACCTCACAGGACACGGGCGAGTTCCGAATGTACGTCGACCGAAGCTACTCCGTGACCGGCGTTGGAGCCGTCGCCTCCGGCACCGTCATGGCCGGCGAGGTCGAGGCCGGTGACGAACTCCTGCTCGGCCCGATGCCCGACGGCCGGTTTCAGGAGGTCGAAGTTCGATCGATCGAGATGCACTACCACCGCGTCGATACGGCTCAGGCCGGCCGTATCGTCGGAATCGCTCTGAAAGGAGTCAAAGAGAGCGCCATCGAGCGCGGGATGGCCCTTCTCCCGCGGAGCGCAGATCCAACCCCCGTGCGGGAGTTCGACGCGGAAGTGATGGTGCTCAACCACCCGACTCGGATCGGCGACGGCTACGAACCCGTCGTCCACCTCGAGACCATCGGCGAAGCCGCCGCGTTCCACCCCGAGGACGGACGGCTCCTCCCGGGCGATACTGGCGAAACCACCGTCCGGTTCAAGTTCCGCCCGTATCTCGTCGAAGAAGGCCAGAAGTTCGTCTTCCGCGAGGGCCGCAGTAAAGGCGTCGGAACGGTGACCGACGTCCATCCAGCTCACTGATTGATCGGTTGCCGTATTGATCGGTTCCGAGACCGACCGTATCGACTACTCGGTTCGCTCGCTCGAGATCGTTCCCACGCCGATCGTCGACTGTCCGGTGATCGTCCCGCCGAGCGTGACCGCATCCGGTTGCATGAATAACACCGTCTCGTCCGGCATCGAAACGTCGGTTCGGATCTGCCGATCGAGGAAATCCATCGACGCCGCGGCCGGTCCGGTCTCGACCAGTCCGCGCTCGAGTTCGCGACGCGTGTGGATGCTCATGTAGAACTCACAGGATTGTCGGTCAGGAGCGTCCTCGAGCGCACTGAAGAGTTCCTTACACGTCTCGACGACTCCCGTCCCGGTGGCTGTGGCGATCGTCGCGGACGGTGCGTTTGTCTCATTGTCGACGCCATCGGCGCTGTCACGGATCGACGCGACGATATTCTGAAAGTTGATCGCGCGGTCGGTCATTGCAATTCACGTCGAACTACCCACTCAAAAATCGGCCGATCGAGTGGCAACGACCCGTTTCTCGAGTGTCAGTCGCACTGCAATCGGCCGTCCGACACTCTCGCTAACACCGATACGCGCTCCCGCCTCGCTACCCCGACGAACGCAGGTATCGTCCGTCCGCCGTCCGCTGGACGAGGTCCAACAGCGCGGCCCACTCGAGGAGCCGCCGCGTTCGCTCGAGCCAGTGTGACTCGAGGTCGCCGTCCGTTTCCGCCCGCTTTAATGCTGGAATCTCGCCGCGAACGTCATCGAAAATCGCTTCGACGCTCCGGGGTTCGTCGGCACCTTCGAGCGCCTCGAGAACGGTTTCCGCGGCGTACACACGCGCCGTGAACGATTCCTGCAACGAATCGGTCCCCGCTCCAAACCGGGCGATTCGGTCGGCCGCGTCTTCCGCCCGGCGATAGCCCGCCGACTCCTCCCGAGCCAATTCGAGCGCCCGCAAGAACGCGAGCCACGCCTCGGCGTCCGCGCGCGTCTCGAGTCGCGTTTCGTCGACGAGGTGGGCACAGCAGTCGTCGACGGCCCCCGCCGTCTCCGGCACGGCCTCGAGAATCGACTCGACGGACGCGAGATCGGACGGCGGTTCGGGGATTGGTTTGAACTGCACGAGTAGAAGTTGATTTACAGGCCGAAGGACTCGACGAGAATGCCTTCGTCAGTTTCGCCGTGGACGTACGTCGGTCCGCCGATGACGTCAATAGTGACCTTCGCGGGCGCGAAGAGATCCGCAGGCACCTCCGAGAACTCCCACTCGAGGTCGTCGAATATCTCGCCGAACGGGCGACCGTGTCCGTCTGCCGCAGTCGACGGAACCGAATCGAAGACGTCCGCATCCTCGCGCACGGTGAGGTGCGCCGTCCCGCCGTAGGCGATGGCATCGTTCGTGCGAGCGATCGCCGTCGGTTCGTCCGCTCCGACTGGTG includes:
- a CDS encoding GTPBP1 family GTP-binding protein — protein: MSRDRALLERALDRGEQDGGNVEFKERLSRDVHLEGGRRESLAAQLRHRLLSGDGEATYAVGVTDDGGLAGIDPDTFSETMDVLSLLAEEADAHIDDVQTWGINGGSDANESDGDRSSTASDRGLVGLATIQEGSVLETDDEHVVVGTAGHVDHGKSTLVGSLVTGNADDGNGATRSFLDVQPHEVERGLSADLSYAVYGFDDDGPVRVRNPNRKADRAAVVEEAERLVSFVDTVGHEPWLRTTIRGLVGQKLDYGLLVVAADDGPTRTTREHLGVLLATDLPTIVAITKTDAVDDERVEEVEREVERLLRDVDKSPLRVSRHGVDAAVDEISERVVPIVETSAITMDGLETLDELFDRLPKTSQDTGEFRMYVDRSYSVTGVGAVASGTVMAGEVEAGDELLLGPMPDGRFQEVEVRSIEMHYHRVDTAQAGRIVGIALKGVKESAIERGMALLPRSADPTPVREFDAEVMVLNHPTRIGDGYEPVVHLETIGEAAAFHPEDGRLLPGDTGETTVRFKFRPYLVEEGQKFVFREGRSKGVGTVTDVHPAH